A genomic stretch from Argiope bruennichi chromosome 2, qqArgBrue1.1, whole genome shotgun sequence includes:
- the LOC129958800 gene encoding zinc finger protein 726-like, translating to MTCRTCGKWFTSKQTLVKHRMWHHKSEYPPFKFNCNKCPYASNAKSSLVTHELVHSEDRAFKCEFCGNRFKALRNYCKTCDKWFPSHALLSKHKLWHHKSECPRYRYNCRMCPYASNVSSNLQAHEQVHLPGRPYECTYCGNRFRALRYVCSVCSKWYSTLNAHKIFHHKSEFPPFKFCYTKCPYATNKCSRYVCSVCSKWFSTHSTLNTHKIWHHKSEFPPFKFCCTKCPYATNKCSNVICGTCGKWFTTNCTLLKHRLWHHKSELQPFRFNCDKCPYASNVKSSMTTHAQVHSANRAFRCQFCKNGFTTLRSLSNHVVIHTGEKPVITWLQEQAVDVRKESVVAKVL from the exons ATGACATGCAGAACATGTGGAAAATGGTTTACTTCAAAGCAGACTTTGGTGAAGCACAGAATGTGGCACCATAAATCAGAATATCCACCATTTAAATTCAACTGCAACAAATGCCCTTATGCTTCTAATGCTAAATCTAGTCTTGTGACTCATGAACTTGTTCATTCTGAAGATCGTGCTTTCAAATGCGAGTTCTGTGGAAACAGATTTAAAGCTCTTA GAAATTATTGTAAAACATGTGACAAATGGTTTCCATCTCATGCCCTTCTTTCTAAACACAAGTTGTGGCATCACAAATCAGAATGTCCTCGTTACAGATACAATTGCCGAATGTGTCCATATGCTTCAAATGTGAGTTCAAATTTGCAAGCTCACGAACAAGTTCATTTGCCCGGTCGTCCTTATGAATGTACTTACTGTGGGAACCGATTTAGAGCTTTGA gatATGTTTGCTCTGTTTGTTCTAAATGGTATTCAACTCTCAatgctcataaaatatttcatcataaatcAGAATTTCCGccttttaaattttgctatacCAAATGTCCTTATGCTACCAACAAATGTAGTA gatATGTTTGCTCTGTTTGTTCTAAATGGTTTTCAACTCATTCAACTCTCAATACTCATAAAATATGGCATCATAAATCAGAATTTCCACCTTTTAAATTTTGCTGTACCAAATGTCCTTATGCTACCAACAAATGTAGTA ATGTCATTTGTGGTACTTGTGGAAAATGGTTTACTACAAATTGTACTTTGCTGAAACATAGATTGTGGCATCATAAATCAGAATTACAGCCTTTCAGATTCAACTGTGACAAATGTCCTTATGCTTCTAATGTTAAATCTAGCATGACTACTCATGCTCAAGTTCATTCTGCAAATCGTGCTTTCAGATGTCAGTTTTGTAAAAATGGCTTTACAACTCTTAGAAGCTTGAGTAATCATGTAGTAATTCATACTGGTGAAAAACCTGTTATTACG tgGCTTCAAGAACAAGCTGTGGATGTTAGGAAAGAATCAGTGGTTgcaaaagttctttaa